GTGTCGGCGGGCTTCGCGGTCGACGTCGCCGCCACCCTCTCGTACGCGCTGTGGTCGTCGCCGTTCCTGTTCCTCGGCGCGTTCATGCTCTCGGAGCCGCTCACGCTGCCGCCGCGCCGGTGGCAGCAGTACCTCGTCGCCCTCGTCGTCGGCGTGCTGACCGGGTGGGCGCCGATCGTCGCCGGCGGCGTGAGCCTCGGCTACGAACGCGCGCTCCTCGTCGGCAACCTCCTCGCCTTCCTCCTGGCCCTCCGGGCGGGTGTCCGCGTCGACACCGTGCGGTCGAGCCGGCCGACGCCGTCGGTGCGCGAGCTCGTCCTCCGAGCGCGTCGGCCCTTCGCGTTCCGAGCGGGACAGTATCTTGAGCTGCACGTCCCGCACCGACGCCCCGACGGACGGGGGACGCGCCGCGAGTTCAGCATCGTGTCCGCTCCGGAGGACCTGCCCACGGTGCGCATCGCCTACCGTGACGGGGGAGGGCCCCGCAGCTCGTTCAAGCGCGCCCTCTCGGATGCAGGCGCGGATGCGCGCGTCGCCGTCACGGGCGTCTGGGGAGACTTCGTGCTCCCCCGCGACGCCGATGCGCCGATCCTCATGGTCGCGGCGGGAATCGGCGTCACGCCGTTCGTGTCGCAGCTCCGCCATCTTCGGCTGACCGGTTCGCGGCGCGACGTCGTCCTCGTGTACGTCGCCTCGACGGCCGCCGATCTGGCCTACCGCTCGGAGATCGCCGAGACGGGGACGCCGGTGATCGTCTACACGCGCGACGAGCCGCAGGGTCTCCCCGCCCACTGGACGTGGGCCGGGGGAGAGCGGCTCGGCGCGGAGGGGCTCGGGCGTGCGGTCCCCGACCTCGCGCGACGTCACGCCTACGTCTCCGGGCCTCCGGGACTCATCGCGGATCTCGCGCCTGCCCTCGGCAGGGCCCGCTCGCTCACCACCGACGCGTTCGCCGGCTACTGAGCTGGATGCCCTCGGGGCCTGCCGCCCCGGGGGCCTGGCATCCGGCGTCGCGGGGTCTGGGGGACGGCGTCTGACCGTGGGCGCGCTCGTGGGGACGGGGTTCGTGCCCGCGCGACGCCCGCGCATGCCCCGGAGGACGCGCCTTCCCGGACGTGAGAAGTCGTCGGACTCCGGGGCACCGCGATCCGCCTGGGGCCGTCTTCGCATCCGGGCCGCGCTCCTCACGGGGGCCGCCCTCCCGATTCCTCCCGGAGGCGCAAGCCCGTGAACGAGGCCCCGCAGGCGTCGAGCCCGGACGCGGAAGACCCGGCGACGCGCGCCGGGGGAGGTCGTGCGCGTCGCCGGGCGGCGGGATGCGTCGGTCAGCGTCGCGTGATGTCGGTCACCGTGCCGTGGTCGAGGCGGAGGCGCCGGCGGGCGCGCCTGGCGACGGCCGAGTCGTGCGTGACGAGGATCAGGGTGAGGCCCGTGGCGTTCAGCCCCTCGAGGAGCTCCATGATCTCGTCGCGCGTCCGCTCGTCGAGGTTGCCCGTCGGCTCGTCGGCGAGCAGCACCTTCGGCCGCTTCGCGATCGCCCGCGCGATCGCGACACGCTGCTGCTGGCCTCCTGACAGCTCGTTCGGCAGATGGTCCGCCCGCTCGACGAGGCCGACCTGGCCGAGAGCCTCGACGACGCGGGCGTCGCGCTCCTCCCGCGTGAGCCCGAGCGGCTCGAGCCCCATCGCGACGTTCTCCTTCGCGCTGAGCGTGGGGATGAGGTTGAAGCCCTGGAAGACGAAGCCGATGTCTCCCGCGCGCAGCCGGCCGAGCTCCTTCGGCGAGGCCTGGGCCAGCTGCGAGCCGGCGATCGAGATCGAGCCCCGGGTCGGGGTGTCGAGGGCGCCGAGCAGCTGCAGCAGCGTCGACTTCCCGCCGCCGGTCGGACCCTGGATGGTGACGAAGTCGCCCTCCTCGATCTCGAGGTCGACGTTCTTCAGCGCGCGCACCTCCCTTCCCTTGGTCCGATAGGTCTTCTGAACGCCCTCGAGGGCATACAACGTCGTCATGTTCTCTCCTTGTCCGGATCCCACGGGCTCAGCCGACCGACCGCAGCGCCTCGGCGGGGCTCAGGCGCGCGGCGCGCCATCCGCCGATCGCCCCCGCGACGAGACCCGCCGCGACGGCGAGCACGACCGCGACGAGGACGATGCCGATGTCGAGCGGCGCCTGCAGCGTGATGTCGCTCGCGGCCTGCGACATGTCGAGACCGCCCATGCCGCCGCCGGGCATCCCGCCGCCCTCTCCACCGGGGCCCGTGGCCGTGGCGGTCGAGGAGGCCGAGATCGTCGGCTGGACGAGGTTGATGACGGTCGTGCCGATGAGGCCCAGCACGACGCCCGCGGCGCCTCCGATGAGGCCCTGGACGACCGACTCGCCGGCGACCTGGCGTACGACGCGGCCGTTCGTCCAGCCGATCGCCTTGAGCGTGCCGAACTCCCGTGTGCGCCGCGAGACGCCCGAGATCGTGAACAGGACGGCGAGGAGCACGGCCACGGCGAGCACGATGACCGAGAGCCACGTGCCGAGGCTCGTGATGAGGCCCGATGCGCTCGACAGGGATCCGGACACGGTGGAGGCGAGGTCCGACTGCGAGCTCACGGTCGCATCGGGCAGCTCCTCCTCGAGGGATGCCTGGACAGCCGAGATCGAACCCGCCGACTCGGCCTGGACGTAGACGGTGGACACGACGTCGCCGGCCTCCGACAGGTCCTGTGCCACGTCGAGCGGGATGAACACGTCGGCCGCGGTGTCGGCCGAGTCCGAGGCGGAGGCGACGACGCCGACGATCTCGAACTCCGTCCCGCCGAGCTCCACGGTGTCGCCGACGGCGAGCTCGTTGGTGCTCGCGTACGTCGCGTCGACGACCGCGACGTCCGTCCCGTCGTCCGACGTCTCGAGGGAGCGTCCATCGGACACCTCGACGGACGAGAGGGGGCCGACCGTCGTGGCGGCGTCGTCGACGCCGAGCACGCTGATCGAGTCCAGGTCGAACGCGCCGCCTCCGAATCCGCCGCCGCCCTCGGGAGGAGTCCCTCCCTCGCCGCCCTCGTCGGGCGCGGTCATCGTGGCGCCGTCGTCCGTCGTCGTCCCGTCCTCGGCGGATCCGGGGAGCTCGCCGTCGAAGGTCACGTTGGTGAGGCTCAGCGCCCCGGACGCGGCGGTGACGCCGTCCGTTCCCGCAGCCGTGTCGACGGCCGACGACTCGAGCGTCGAACGGCCCATCTCCGTCGTCAGCCGGGACTGGCTCACCTCGGTCGAGCCGTCCTCGCCCGTCGCGCCGTCCTCGCTGTCGAACTCGAAGCGCTGACCGCCGCCGCCTTCGCCGGGCTCGGCCGCCGCGCCGGTGACGGTGAGGTCGGTGCCGACGCCGTACACCGACTCGAGCGCCTGGTTCTGCGCGTCCCGCACGCCGGCCGACAGCGCGTTGACGACGATGACGAGCGCGATCGCGACCGCGAGGCCCGCTGCGACGATGATCGTCTGCTTCTTGCGGCCTGCGAGTTCTCGCCGCAGGTACGTTCCGAACATGGGTCTCCTCTTTCGCCGCTTCGGGCGAGCGGCCGATCACGACCGTACGGATCGCGCAGATGGACGGGATATGCGTGACTTATGAGCGGGTTGTGAACGCGGGGCGGGATGTCGCCACGACTCACAGCCGACCCATAACCGACGCCATAGCAGACGCATAGGAACCGGGGCAGAATGGGAGCCATGACAACGACCGCCCGCACCCCCTCGCCCGCTCTCACGCGTCCCGACGGCACGCCCGTGCGCGTGCTCGTCGTCGACGACGAGCAGATGCTCACCGACCTGCTGTCGATGGCGCTGCGCATGGAGGGATGGGAGGTGCGCGCGGCGGGAAGCGGCTTCGAGGCGCTGCAGGCGGTGCGCGACTTCGCTCCCGACGCGCTCGTGCTCGACGTCATGATGCCCGACCTCGACGGCCTGGGGGTGCTGCAGCGTCTCCGTCAGAACGAGAACGACGTGCCCGTGCTCTTCCTCACCGCGAAGGACTCCGTGAACGACCGCGTCGCGGGGCTCACCGCCGGCGGCGACGACTACGTGACGAAGCCGTTCAGCCTGGAGGAGGTCGTCGCGCGGCTGCGTGCGCTCATGCGCCGGTCGGGCACCGCCCTGGCCGCCGACGCCGAGCCCATCCTGCGCGTGTCCGACCTGACGCTCAACGAGGACAGCCACGAGGTCGAGCGCGCGGGCGAGTCGATCGAGCTCACCGCCACCGAGTTCGAGCTGCTCCGCTACCTCATGCGAAACCAGCGCCGTGTGCTCTCCAAGGCGCAGATCCTCGACCGCGTGTGGCACTACGACTTCGGCGGCAAGTCGAGCGTCGTGGAGCTCTACATCTCGTACCTCCGCAAGAAGATCGACGCGGGCCGCGATCCGCTCATCCACACCGTCCGCGGCGCCGGGTACATGATCAAGGCGCCTCAGTGACCGACGACCCCGTCGTCGGGACGCCCGCCCGCCCGCCCAAGCGGAAGCGCCTGTCGTTCGAGGCGCGCCTCATGATCACGATCGTGTCGATCGTGTCGGTCATCCTGGTGATCATCACGACCCTCACGAGCGTGATCATGAGCAGCGTGCTGGACGCGCAGCTCAGCGAGAACGTGCGGTCGGCGGCGCAGACGCTCGACCAGCAGGTCACGACGGGGATCGTCACGGGGCGTACGGCCGCGGAGTCGCTCACCGGGCCGCCCGTGGAACGGGGCCTTCTGCTGGTCGCGGAGTCGGGAGGCGGGTACACGGGAGCCGTCGTCGGCTCCGACAGCGTGATCGAGCTCGACGCCGAGCAGCTGGACGACGTGCTCGGCTCGGCGGGGAGGGACTCCCACACGGAGACGGTCGTGATCTCCGACCTCGGCGCCTACCGCATCGCCTCCGCCACGATCCGCGAGACCGGGCAGACGATCATCGTCGGCCTCCCGACCGCCGAGGTCCAGGCGACGATCGGCCGCCTGTGGACCACGATCCTGTTCGCCACGGTCGGCGGGATGATCCTCCTCGCGCTCGCGACGACGCTCGTGATCCGCGCGGGGCTCCGGCCCCTCCGCGCGGTCGCCGAGACGGCGACGCGCGTGGCCGAGCAGCCGCTCGACCAGGGCGCCGTGTCGATCGACGAGCGCGTGCCGGCCGAGCAGGCGGACCCGCGCAACGAGATCGGCCAGGTGGGGGCCGCGCTCAACACGCTCCTCGATCACGTCGAGTCCTCGCTGCACGCGCGCCAGCGCAACGAGGAGCTCATGCGCCGGTTCGTCGCCGACGCGAGCCACGAGCTGCGCACGCCGCTCGCCTCCATTCGCGGCTACTCCGAGCTGTCGCTGCGCGACCCCTCGCTGAGCGAGAACGCGGAGCAGTCCCTCGAGCGCATCCAGGCCCAGTCCATCCGCATGACCTCACTCGTCGAGGACCTGCTGCTGCTCGCCCGGCTCGACGAGGGGCAGGAGATCGTCCTCAGCGCCGTCGACCTGACCCAGCTCGCCGTCGAGGCGATCGCCGATCAGCAGGCCGCCGGGCTCGGGCATGAGTGGACCGTGGACGTCCCGGCGGAGCCCGTCGTCATCGCCGGCGACAGGGGCCGCCTCACGCAGGTCGTCGTCAACCTGCTCGCCAACGCGCGCACCCACACGCCGGCGGGGACGCACGTCGCCCTCGCGCTCCGGCTCGAGGGCGGGGGAAGCGCGACGCGGGCGGTGCTCACGGTGCACGACGACGGCCCGGGGATCGACGAGGACCTGCAGCGCGAGCTCTTCACGCGCTTCACCCGCGGCGACAAGTCCCGTGCCCGCCGGACGGGAGGGACGGGTCTGGGCCTCTCGATCGTGAAGGCGATCGTGGACGGGCACCACGGTGACATCTCCGTGCGCAGCGTGCCCGGCGACACGACCTTCGAGGTGCGTCTGCCGGCGCGTCCCGCCGAGCCCGCGGCCTGAGCGAGCGGGAACGACGAAGGGCCGGATCCCACGGGATCCGGCCCTTCGTCGTCGAGGGCTAGTGCGTGTCCTCGGCCTCGATCTCGGTGCGGTCGCCGCTCCACTGCGTGTGGAACGTGCCCTCCTTGTCGATGCGCTTGTAGGTGTGCGCGCCGAAGAAGTCGCGCTGGCCCTGGATGAGCGCGGCGGGCAGCCGCTCGGCGCGGATGCCGTCGTAGTAGGCGAGCGACGACGAGAACGCCGGCGAGGGGATGCCCGCCTGCGTCGCGGCGACGACGACGCGGCGCCAGGCGTCCTGGCCGCGGGTGAGCGCGTCGGCGAAGTACGGCGCCGCCGCGAGCACGGGGAGGTCGGCCTGCTCGGCGTAGGCGTCGGCGATGCGGTTGAGGAACTGCGCGCGGATGATGCAGCCGCCGCGCCAGATCTTCGAGATCGCGCCCAGGTCGATGCTCCAGCCGTACTCCGCCGCTCCCGCCCGGATCTCGTCGAAGCCCTGCGAGTAGGCGATGATCTTCGAGGCGAACAGCGCCAGGCGCACGTCCTCGATGAACGCGTCCGCGTCGTCGACGTGGAAGTCCTCCGCCGGGCCCGGGAGCCCGGCGGCGGCGGCGCGCTGCTCGGGGTGCGACGACAGCGAGCGCGCGAAGGTCGCCTCGGCGATGCCCGACACGGGCACGCCCAGCGACAGGGCGGTCTGCACGGTCCAGGCGCCCGTGCCCTTGGCGCCGGCCTGGTCGAGGATGACGTCGACGAGCGGCTCTCCCGTCTCGGCGTCGACCTGGCGCAGCACCTCGGCGGTGATCTCGATGAGGTAGGACTCGAGCTCGCCGGTGTTCCACTCCGAGAACACGTCCGCGATCTCGGCGGGCGTCTTGCCCGTCCCGCGGCGGATGAGGTCGTAGGCCTCGGCGATGAGCTGCATGTCGGCGTACTCGATGCCGTTGTGCACCATCTTCACGAAGTGGCCGGCGCCGTCGTGGCCGACGTGCGTGACGCAGGGCTCGCCCTCGGCGACCGCGGCGATGGACCTCAGGATCGGGCCGAGCGTGACCCACGACTCGTCCGACCCCCCGGGCATGATCGAGGGGCCCGTGAGAGCGCCCTCCTCGCCGCCCGAGATGCCGGCGCCGACGAAGTTGATGCCCGTCTCGCGGACGGCCTTCTCCCGGCGGATGGTGTCGGGGAAGTACGCGTTGCCGCCGTCGACGATGATGTCGCCGGGCTCGAAGACCTCCACGAGCGCGTCGATGACGGCGTCCGTCGGACGGCCCGCCTTGACCATGACGATCGCGGTGCGCGGCTTCGAGAGCGAGGCGGCGAACTCCTCGTACGAGAACGCGGGGATGAAGCCGGCCTCCGGATGCTCGGAGAGGAGGTGGTCGGTCTTCTCACGACTGCGGTTGTACACGGCCACCGTGTTGCCCTCGCGGCTGGCGAGGTTGCGGGCGAGGTTCGAGCCCATCACGGCGAGGCCGACGACCCCGATATTGGCGCTGGCGGGGGTCGGTGAGGCGTCGGTCACGCGCATCTCCTTGAACACGAGGAAAATCGGACGTGTCCAGGCTAGTCGCCTCGCACCGTCTCCGCGTCGAGCCCCGGCCCGCCGGACAGCGGCGGGCCGGGGCTCACTTCTTGTAGGAGCTCTGGCGTCCGAGCGTGAACAGGGCGCCGGCGACGAGCACCGCGGTGACGGCGGACACCCCGCCGATGACCCAGAGGAGGATGTGCGAGACGAATGCGCCGTCGAGCATGACGGGGACTCCTTCGTTTGACGGTCCGCGTCGCGGCGCGAGGGCGCCGGACCGGGGAGACGTGGCGGATCTGCCTCCCATCGTAATCGGCGTCGCTCCGAGCGACCGGCGATAGCCTCGGGGGATGGATCAGTGGGTGCCGGACGTGCTCGGCGACGGGTTCTCACGCCGCACGCTCCCGCTCGTCCCCGACGTGGAGGGCGAGGTCGTCGCCACGCTCGTGCGGCATCTCCCGCCTGCTCGCCGCCCCTGGACGCCGCGCCCGCCGTTCGAGGACGTCGACGTGCTGTACGTCCACGGGTGGTCGGACTACTTCTTCCAGAGGCGGCTCGCGCGTTTCTGGTCCGAGAGGGGAGCCCGCTTCTTCGCGCTCGACCTCCGCAAGTACGGCCGGAGCCTGCTGCCGGGGCAGACGCCCGGCTTCGTCGCCGATCTCGCGACCTACGACGAGGACATCGCCGCCGCCCTCGCGGCGATGGATCCGCCGCCGGGCCGGAGGCTCGTGCTGCTGGGGCACTCGACCGGCGGCCTCACGCTGAGCCTGTGGGCGTCGCGCCATCCCGAGGTCGCGGCGGCCGTCGTCCTCAACAGCCCGTGGCTCGAGTTCCAGCTGAGCGCCATACGTCCCGCGATCGCCCCCGTCGTCGGCATCCAGGCGCGCTGGCGGCCGATGGACGCGGTTCCCCGCGTCGACCTGGGCTACTACGCGCGCGCCCAGGCGGAGACGGCGGACCCCGACGATCCGATGGAGGTCGACCCGGCATGGCGTCCGACGTCCGCCAGGACCGTCCATGCGGCATGGCTCAACGCCGTCCTCGACGGCCACGCGCAGGTCGCCGCCGGGCTCGCGATCCCGGTCCCGGTGTGCGTCCTGCTCTCGGCGCGCAGCGCGACGCCGAACCGCTGGTCGGACGACCTCACACGCGCGGACTCCGTGCTCGTCGTCGACGACGTCGCGCGGGCGGCGCTCCGGCTCGGCCCGTCGGTGACGGTCGAGCGCATCGACGGCGCCCTGCACGACGTGTTCCTCTCGCGGCGCGCGGCGCGGGACGAGGCCTACGCCCGGATGGACCGCTGGACGCGGGGCTTCCTCGCCCGCTGACGTCCTCCGCCGCGCCGCGGTTCTGCGGGCGTCCGTCGTCGGGTACGATGGAGTCATCCTCGGCGAGGGATGTCCGTGCGTGCGCGCTGTCAGGACGTCCGTGATCGACGCGGCGAAGCGGGCCCCGCGCTCTCCTCACGCGATGCGTTCGAGTCGAGAATCCGAAACGACCTTCATGCGGCTCCGC
This window of the Microbacterium sp. AB genome carries:
- a CDS encoding response regulator transcription factor; protein product: MTTTARTPSPALTRPDGTPVRVLVVDDEQMLTDLLSMALRMEGWEVRAAGSGFEALQAVRDFAPDALVLDVMMPDLDGLGVLQRLRQNENDVPVLFLTAKDSVNDRVAGLTAGGDDYVTKPFSLEEVVARLRALMRRSGTALAADAEPILRVSDLTLNEDSHEVERAGESIELTATEFELLRYLMRNQRRVLSKAQILDRVWHYDFGGKSSVVELYISYLRKKIDAGRDPLIHTVRGAGYMIKAPQ
- a CDS encoding alpha/beta hydrolase, whose amino-acid sequence is MDQWVPDVLGDGFSRRTLPLVPDVEGEVVATLVRHLPPARRPWTPRPPFEDVDVLYVHGWSDYFFQRRLARFWSERGARFFALDLRKYGRSLLPGQTPGFVADLATYDEDIAAALAAMDPPPGRRLVLLGHSTGGLTLSLWASRHPEVAAAVVLNSPWLEFQLSAIRPAIAPVVGIQARWRPMDAVPRVDLGYYARAQAETADPDDPMEVDPAWRPTSARTVHAAWLNAVLDGHAQVAAGLAIPVPVCVLLSARSATPNRWSDDLTRADSVLVVDDVARAALRLGPSVTVERIDGALHDVFLSRRAARDEAYARMDRWTRGFLAR
- a CDS encoding sensor histidine kinase, translated to MTDDPVVGTPARPPKRKRLSFEARLMITIVSIVSVILVIITTLTSVIMSSVLDAQLSENVRSAAQTLDQQVTTGIVTGRTAAESLTGPPVERGLLLVAESGGGYTGAVVGSDSVIELDAEQLDDVLGSAGRDSHTETVVISDLGAYRIASATIRETGQTIIVGLPTAEVQATIGRLWTTILFATVGGMILLALATTLVIRAGLRPLRAVAETATRVAEQPLDQGAVSIDERVPAEQADPRNEIGQVGAALNTLLDHVESSLHARQRNEELMRRFVADASHELRTPLASIRGYSELSLRDPSLSENAEQSLERIQAQSIRMTSLVEDLLLLARLDEGQEIVLSAVDLTQLAVEAIADQQAAGLGHEWTVDVPAEPVVIAGDRGRLTQVVVNLLANARTHTPAGTHVALALRLEGGGSATRAVLTVHDDGPGIDEDLQRELFTRFTRGDKSRARRTGGTGLGLSIVKAIVDGHHGDISVRSVPGDTTFEVRLPARPAEPAA
- a CDS encoding ABC transporter permease codes for the protein MFGTYLRRELAGRKKQTIIVAAGLAVAIALVIVVNALSAGVRDAQNQALESVYGVGTDLTVTGAAAEPGEGGGGQRFEFDSEDGATGEDGSTEVSQSRLTTEMGRSTLESSAVDTAAGTDGVTAASGALSLTNVTFDGELPGSAEDGTTTDDGATMTAPDEGGEGGTPPEGGGGFGGGAFDLDSISVLGVDDAATTVGPLSSVEVSDGRSLETSDDGTDVAVVDATYASTNELAVGDTVELGGTEFEIVGVVASASDSADTAADVFIPLDVAQDLSEAGDVVSTVYVQAESAGSISAVQASLEEELPDATVSSQSDLASTVSGSLSSASGLITSLGTWLSVIVLAVAVLLAVLFTISGVSRRTREFGTLKAIGWTNGRVVRQVAGESVVQGLIGGAAGVVLGLIGTTVINLVQPTISASSTATATGPGGEGGGMPGGGMGGLDMSQAASDITLQAPLDIGIVLVAVVLAVAAGLVAGAIGGWRAARLSPAEALRSVG
- a CDS encoding FAD-dependent oxidoreductase gives rise to the protein MIASLTSGLNRLLAVIGRFSMYRVVLLSLSTLAVVAVVLSFFQIVVPTTGEILLTAVVLAAAVIVVDQAAQRIVRAPVRVESSLITALILLFVVRPSTDPAALAGLVIAAAAAAASKYLLVWRGRHIFNPAAVGATVVTIVYAIAPTAGILPSAWWVGSPALAAPVILLGLAVLVRTEKVRVVGVFLVVAVGVYTLRTVLQSVSAGFAVDVAATLSYALWSSPFLFLGAFMLSEPLTLPPRRWQQYLVALVVGVLTGWAPIVAGGVSLGYERALLVGNLLAFLLALRAGVRVDTVRSSRPTPSVRELVLRARRPFAFRAGQYLELHVPHRRPDGRGTRREFSIVSAPEDLPTVRIAYRDGGGPRSSFKRALSDAGADARVAVTGVWGDFVLPRDADAPILMVAAGIGVTPFVSQLRHLRLTGSRRDVVLVYVASTAADLAYRSEIAETGTPVIVYTRDEPQGLPAHWTWAGGERLGAEGLGRAVPDLARRHAYVSGPPGLIADLAPALGRARSLTTDAFAGY
- the gndA gene encoding NADP-dependent phosphogluconate dehydrogenase translates to MTDASPTPASANIGVVGLAVMGSNLARNLASREGNTVAVYNRSREKTDHLLSEHPEAGFIPAFSYEEFAASLSKPRTAIVMVKAGRPTDAVIDALVEVFEPGDIIVDGGNAYFPDTIRREKAVRETGINFVGAGISGGEEGALTGPSIMPGGSDESWVTLGPILRSIAAVAEGEPCVTHVGHDGAGHFVKMVHNGIEYADMQLIAEAYDLIRRGTGKTPAEIADVFSEWNTGELESYLIEITAEVLRQVDAETGEPLVDVILDQAGAKGTGAWTVQTALSLGVPVSGIAEATFARSLSSHPEQRAAAAGLPGPAEDFHVDDADAFIEDVRLALFASKIIAYSQGFDEIRAGAAEYGWSIDLGAISKIWRGGCIIRAQFLNRIADAYAEQADLPVLAAAPYFADALTRGQDAWRRVVVAATQAGIPSPAFSSSLAYYDGIRAERLPAALIQGQRDFFGAHTYKRIDKEGTFHTQWSGDRTEIEAEDTH
- a CDS encoding ABC transporter ATP-binding protein, with the protein product MTTLYALEGVQKTYRTKGREVRALKNVDLEIEEGDFVTIQGPTGGGKSTLLQLLGALDTPTRGSISIAGSQLAQASPKELGRLRAGDIGFVFQGFNLIPTLSAKENVAMGLEPLGLTREERDARVVEALGQVGLVERADHLPNELSGGQQQRVAIARAIAKRPKVLLADEPTGNLDERTRDEIMELLEGLNATGLTLILVTHDSAVARRARRRLRLDHGTVTDITRR